DNA sequence from the Amycolatopsis sp. Hca4 genome:
ACCCGCCCGACCACACGCGGCTGCGTCGCCTGGTGGCCAAGGCGTTCACCGCCGGCACCGTGGAACTCCTGCGGCCGAGGGTGGAGACGATCGCGGCCGGCCTGCTGGACCGGATGCTGGCCGCCGGACCGACGGCGGACCTCGTGAGCGCGCTGGCCGAGCCGTTGCCGGGCATCGTGATCTGCGAACTGCTCGGCATCGCCCGCGACGAGCGCGGGCCCCTGCTCGCCTTCATCGAAGCCATGTCCATCACCACCGCGTTCGACCAGGAGACGTTCGCGGCGACCGGCGCCGTCGCCGCGTCCCACCTGCTCGGGTTGATCGAGCGCAAGCGTCACGATCCCGGCGACGACCTGCTCTCCGAGCTGACCCAGGTGCACGACGAGGACGGCGACCGGCTCAGCGAAGCCGAACTGCTGATCACCGTGATGCTGCTGGTCGGCGCCGGCCAGGAGACCACCACGGCGCAGCTGGCCAAGTCGGTGCTGCTGCTGTCCCGCCACCCGGACGAGTGGAGCCGCCTGGTGGCGGAGCCGGACCTGGTGCCGAACGCGGTCGAGGAACTGCTCCGGGTGGTCGCGCTGGGACACGCCGGCCAGCCGCGCATGACCCGCGAGGACGTGGCATTCTCCGGCCGGACGGTCGAAGCGGGCACGACGGTGTTCCCGGTGGTGAACGCGGCCAACCGGGATCCGGCCGTCTTCCCCGACCCCGACCGGTTCGACGTCACCCGGCGCGAGGCGGCCCGTCACCTGTCGTTCGGCCGGGGTGCGCACTTCTGTCTCGGCGCGCCGCTGGCGCGGATGGAACTTCAGGTCGCGTTGCACGCTCTGGTGACGAGGACGCCCGGGCTGAAGGTGGCCGAGCGGGACGACGAGCTGGCGTGGCAGCCCGAGAGCCTGACCCGAGGACTCCGGCGGCTCCTGATCACGTGGTGAGCGCCGGAGAAGATCTTCGGCCGGGCGAGTCCACAGTGCACCTGTTTCCGCTCACGGCAAGGGCCTCGAC
Encoded proteins:
- a CDS encoding cytochrome P450 is translated as MAAPGRPPLFPFDTPPSTDPAAEAIRLLHTDPVPRVRLASGHEVRLVTRYGDVQRALADPRMSRAALATPDAPTIVPGLQSPDMMPNMDPPDHTRLRRLVAKAFTAGTVELLRPRVETIAAGLLDRMLAAGPTADLVSALAEPLPGIVICELLGIARDERGPLLAFIEAMSITTAFDQETFAATGAVAASHLLGLIERKRHDPGDDLLSELTQVHDEDGDRLSEAELLITVMLLVGAGQETTTAQLAKSVLLLSRHPDEWSRLVAEPDLVPNAVEELLRVVALGHAGQPRMTREDVAFSGRTVEAGTTVFPVVNAANRDPAVFPDPDRFDVTRREAARHLSFGRGAHFCLGAPLARMELQVALHALVTRTPGLKVAERDDELAWQPESLTRGLRRLLITW